One Triticum dicoccoides isolate Atlit2015 ecotype Zavitan chromosome 3B, WEW_v2.0, whole genome shotgun sequence genomic window, CTGCAGATAGCTTGGCCTCATTGAGTAGGAGGTTGTCAGGTGCAACATTGTAGTTGGGAGGGTTATCTATAGTTGACGTATTTATAGTATAGTATTATTTACTCTTTATTCTCTTGAATCCATCAGACTTGTATGTAATACATATcttaagaaaataaaatgaaacaaCATCAGATACATGTAAACATGAAGGAAACACATTTGTCTAACTAAAATAAGACAAAGAAGAGATCCTTACTGTAATTGCATTCTCAACCAAGTGAAATACTAAGCCTTGCATGCCTATGAGCTCATCAAAAGGGACATCCTCGGCACCATCCATGTCATCCAGACCATCTAACATATGCTCAACTTGGGCCTATTAGAGTGATTTGGATGTTTGTCAGAAAGCTTCTTCACCCAGCTGGCAAGTCTTCAAACCGAGCATGCAAATGTAGATTCACTTCCTTTAAAACGTTTCATGCATGATCAATAATCTATAGTCCGATGATTCTTGCCAAAAATCAAATATCAAAATTAATCGCAGGTTAATTAAGCAGTGTAGGAGTAAAGCAACAGACTATCAGTTACACAAATCGTTTCAGGTTTTCAGCCACAACAATGTACAAAAAACATCAGATCTCCAGACAAATTGCCATTGGTAAGTAGCTCTGTCTAACATATGTTTAACACTAACTACTTCTTTTTGCGCCAAAAAGAAAACAGTAAATGCAATTCTGACTTTCAAAGCAAATATACTAATCCAAAATTACAAATAGATATTTGATCTACAGGAACACAAACACTAATAACCGGGACAGATCATTCCAAGCTCAACCATTTCTGATATATAGGTTGTACATCAGAAAAATTCCCCACTACATTATCTAACCATGTATAAGACACCACTTCAGAGTTCAGACCATCAGTTCAAGAAAGTAAATTATGCAAAACTATTAAAAAGCAGATGAGATGCGAGTTTGGCTTCAACAATCATTAAGATATATCAGGAAATTACAAAGTTTGCTTCAGTGAATACCTAAGTGCAGAACCAACAGATGGAGTTCCGACGAAGTGTGGAGCAAGGGTGAACGGCGGGTGGTGTGCCGGCAGCTTGATCCCCACCTCATTCCCTCGTGTGCCGCACCAGGAGAGGAGCCATGCACCCCTCGCGCGCCTGCGCATCCCGCCTGGCAGTGGCTTTGACGCCGGCGAAGTCCTCGCTCCCGGACGCCTCCATTCTCGGGTCCTTCGTCTCCGTGCGCACCTCCCGCTTCGCTGTCGCCGCCTGATGCGGACCCCGAGCGTAGCCTCCCCGCCTCTCCATTTTTCTCCTCCTTCGTCTCCGCGCGCCCATCTCCGTGCTCCCCTCCCACCTCGCCACCACCACCTGATGCGGCGCCCGAGCGCAACGCGACCCCCTCCCAGGTCAGATCAGGCTGCAGTGAAGCTTCACATCGGGATCCATGGCGCTGTCGTTCCTGACAGAGAcaagatttgagagagagaaaagaaaGGGAGAAGAAGAGAGATAGAGTGTGGGGGAGAGGGTAATGGACAACGGCTGGAGGTCGGCGGCAGTGGCGCGGGACGCCGGCGTGAGGAGCAGGCCGAGGCGCTCGGGACCTGCTGGTCCAGATCGAGCGAGGGGCCTCTGGGAGGAGCAGAGCACGAGGCGGCGGCGTACAAGCTAGATCGGGaggctattttttttctttctcgtcATACTGGTTCGATTGACTTTATTATATGGACTGCGGGTTTATTACTCTAAATCACAAGGACTTTTTCGTAAAAACAGCGACGACGTACCACCAGAAGcactaattgctttattagtaggtaaaataAAGATTATTATTTGAAATATGTACCAGTTTCCTGAAACTAACAAATAGAGTTATAGCTTTGATTGACTTACTAGCTTACGGGAACGCTTTGAATCTCAACTTACTTTGAACGAGTGCTTCCCACATAGATTGCTGGAAAGAGGAGTTAGCCGGGGCAGAATTTGAAGCACGGGAGAAGGAAAAATAAGTATACAAGGGGTGCGTAGTTGGTATATGTATGGTATAGACCTTTCTTTGTGAATAGCTAGTTCAGTTACAAGGGTGTATACAAAGGTCTGCTTATAGGTTGAAAAAGCCTGTAGAGATAGCCTAGATAGCCAAGAAGATATACGTATTTCATAGAGCTAGCTAATAAAGCTTTTGTTAACTTCAAATAGGCTATTGAATGCAACGACAAATAAAGAAGAAGAAAGTGCCAGAGCAAAGAGCTAATATATTCCCAGTCTATGCATGGATAAAGGAATGATAAGAGCTATGAGCAGTTTATTAAACTACACTACGGCTAATATATAAAAGGACAAATCAACTAGAAAAAACCGTTGCCAAAGAAACCATTTGTTTAAGCTTATTCATTCGCGCTAGGCTAAAAAACTAGATAGAAGAACTAGAGGCCGCCAAGGTCTTCAACCATTAGAAGGTAGGATCCTTTGCTTACTACTTGAAGCAGAAACCGAGAAGAGTAATTCTTTCTATTCCAAAATCCATCTTCTTTCCGGTCCGCTTCATTCATTCCCTTACTAATAAATCCAATTCATCGCTAATGGCGAAACCAGCCTGTATGTACACCGCACAACTAACCGTTGCTTGGTAGGTTCGATCAGCTCTTCTCACCTTTTCGTCGACATCTACTAAGGCTTCAGCTTAAGTGGGTTCAGCTGCCCCAAATCTTACTCAATCCAAGGTTATATATCATAAAGGGCTTCGACAAGGGGTTTGATTCGTTCTTTGAGCAAAAAGATAAGGTCGGAATACCGGAGTTCTTTCTTTGCTTCCAAGAACATAGATTCCTTCTTCAACCCAGGTCATGACCGAGGGTGGGTATCTCACTCGCATATCTAGAGCCCAGCATCTCTCCTGAATGACACCTTCTATAGACTCTACTGGTGGTATTTCCCGAGGCGAGGGTAAATATGTGCATTCATATCAGTTAGGAAACGACAATGACTCTTCTTCTTTCCGGGAAGCTATGGGCACCTCACAATTCTTATACGACATTAGTAGAAGCGAACATTCTTAGCATTCATTGTCACCAATCATtgacaaaagaagaaaaagaagccgtACGACAACTTAAGGAATCTTTAGATTTGGCGGCTATAGACTGAAAGGGCACAAACAGGCTGGTGGTACTTTTTTTAGCTAACTAAAGTCCAACTTCCTTTGTCGAAAGAGGATGAAACGGATCAGCCGATTCAACTTAGCATTACCCGAATCGTAACTTCAAGCACAACCATCCATCTCAATCCAAAATCTCCGATCGTCTATGATCCAAACCCAAACTCTCCTCCTATTTTGGATATATAGACATTGCCTGCTCTCAAGCCAACCAAGACAGCGGCAAGTTCCTATCGAGAACAAGACGACAGATCAATATGACCAATTTCTATAATATCTCGGGTGAATATGTGAAAAAGTGTTGCTTAGCTCAGTGAAATGGAATAAGGAAGAGAAAGTGTAGTGTGATAAGGGAAGATGCAAGTCAATTTTGAGGTTTTCAAGCAAGGGCTGAGATAGATATACAAACCAGAAGAATTCACATCAGAACCCTTTCCTGCTTCCCCTTTTTACCCATCGGACTCGACTCATATTTTGATCTCATACGCTTGCTTTCACAGTCCCCCTATGAGCAGCACGGAATCAATGAAGGAGTTCATTCAGCATCGAGCCAAGCGAGCGTAGATTCACTATGTTGATTGCACCGAACGAAGGATTTTGCCTTATCACAAAAACCACATTCGTTTCATTTGAGGAAGTCACACGTCATGTTCCCTATAAATAAGGAGATTCATTCTTTTTTTCCAAAAATcccctcttcttcgtcctcaagcCCATCTCACAAGACCAAGCGGATCTCATCCTGCAGAAGACTCAGAGCGGATCTATCTAATGGCATGGCTGGCTGGCGGATGTGATCTATTCTCATGTCACATCGCTTTCTTTCTTCTCCCTCAATTTTCTTCACTACTACCGCTTCTACACATAAATCAAAGAAGCATTGTGGAATAGTGGCATTTCGTTAATGGCTAAAATGTTCTTAGTGAAAGGGTTGCGGCAAAACCGGCAAACTCAGAGCGGTCTCTGAAAGTGAATAGGAGCATAGCGGCATCATCCAAGTCAAACACGTCTCCTCAGTCAAGGGTCTTCTCGCGCAAATAAGATCAAAAACATAACAACTGATTTCGCTTAATGCATGTCACCCGCTCGGTCTCAATACAACAAGTGACTCTCTCTCACACAAGATAGAGAAAGATTACCGATTCATCCAATCCAATTTTATCAGAAGTGAGTTCATTGTTGTTGTATAGAGAAACCTTTCCTGACAAAACCATTCTCAGCTAATAGAAGCCGAGCTATCTATCCAGATCAGGATTGAACAAAGCGAATGGAAAAGCCAAAGAAACATAAATCCATTGCGATTAGAAACCAGTGACTCTACAGctagggctcgatggcgatgtatgaTAGAAAGAATGGGGAGTTAGGGCTTCGGTTTCCTCTGTAGCCAGTTTCAATTCCAAATCATTTGCCGACATGCGGACTCACTTCTCTTTTATGGGATGACTTTTATTATCCAAGTTGTCTATTTAGGTGGGTGAATCAAGTACAACAAGTTAGGTCAGAGCTTGTGGTAGAAGATTGGGCTCTGCTATGTAGATCCACTCAACTGGGAAAGAAGTACGCATTGCTGACTGACTGTTTGAACGATCCTAGTTACTAGTAGCTAATCAAGTCAGATTAGGGTGGCCGAGAAGCTTCTTTCCTGTGCCCCCAAAAGCAAAGCACAGACTCTACTCAACCATGCATTTTCCACCtacggagggagaaatcatcaaaaTATCCTCATCCCCTGAAAGGGAACCCGAAAATAGGACGAGAGTGGATAGGTGACTAAGGAGGCCGTAAAAATTAGTAGTGCATTTTTGAAAGATAAGATTACAAAAAGGCGAGAGCAGCATAATTGTTAGTTAGGGGTAAGAGGGGACGGGCCCGTATAGAAAGCCAATCCTTCTTTTTCCGATATGCCGCTCCACAAGCAAGGAGTGCCACGCACGAGCGGAGCAAAAACTAAGCAAGGGGAATTCCGTCATTCCATGGAAAGCATGTGAAATCCTTTGATTGTTTATAGAATCAAAATAACTATATAGTCTTTATTGTTCCACTTGCAAGGCAAGGAAAATAAAATGTCAGTTTCATTATTACAACCTTATTTTTTTATGTCAAAGAAAAAAAGCTACGCGCAAATTCTCATTGGATCTCGGTTGTTCTTAACAGTGATGGCTATTCATTTAAGTCTACGGGTAGCACCACCAGATCTTCAACAAGGTGAAAATTCTCGTATTTCGTATGTACATGTTCCTGTGGCTTGGATGAGTATAGTTATTTATATCACGACAGCTATAAACAGTTCCTTGTTCCCATTAACAAAACATCCCCTTTTTCTTTGCTCTTCCGGAACCGGTACAGAAATTGGTGCTTTTTCTACTTTGTTTACTTTAGTGACTGGGGGGTTTTGGGGAATGCCTATGTGGGGTACCTTTCGGATGTGGGATGCTCGTTTAACGTTTGTATTCATCTTGTTCCTTATTTACCTAGGTGCACTGCGTTTTCAAAAGCTTCCTGTCAAACCGACTCCTATTTCAATCCGTGCTGGACCGATCGATATACCAATAATAAAGTCTCCAGTCAACCGGTGGAATACATCGCATCAACCTAGGAGCACTAGCCGATCTGGTACATCAATACATGTTCCTATGCCCATTCCAATCTTGTCTAACTTTGCTAACTTCCCCTTCTCTACTCGTATCTTGTTCGTTCTGGAAACACGTCTTCCTATTCCATCTTTTCCCGAATCTCCCTTAACGGAAGAAATAGCAGCTTGAGAAGGAATACCACTAAAAACCTAGTTCGCTCTCAAATAAAAACCTAGTTCACTCGCTAAAGCATCCATGGCTGAATGGTGAAAGCGCCCACCAACCTAGAAAGGCAAAATGGGTCAAAAAGTAGGTTAGATTCCTGCCGGATGCACTGCCTCTTAAAGACAGAAACAGAGGAGGGAAAGAAGGTAGTATAGGGAACTTGCTTTTGGATTCTTATCGAAAGTGAACCCCTCTAACACTTCTGTTAGTGTTTTATGAGAAGCTCTTTTATAGACACAACAAGTGTGAAAACCCTTAGTCACTAGGCAAGAAAGCTCGATGGGAACAAAAAGGATACAATTAGTTCAGAATCAAAAAAGTCTACAATTTCAAAGGAAAGAAGGAATGGCAAGTTTCCCTCCATTGAACATCAATCAATCTAGAAATAGGTAAAGGAAGGCATATCACAGAGGCATTTTGCTTTTTTCTATTCACTTCCGTGGGGTTCTAAATTGAAAACATGAACACAAACGAAATCATATTAAAattacataaaaaaagaaaagggaggAGATGGATTGAATTCAGTCTTTTTCCTTTCTTTGATGATCTTCAACACATCTATTGGAATTCCCTGCGAGTGAAGGATTTCTCGTATGGAGAAAAACCTCTTGAGCGCTATCTGATCTTATTTCCGTATTTCAAATATGGGACCGGCCTTTTTAATGGGACATCCCGGCAACAGGCCTACTCATGCATGTGGCCAAGTACTCGACCAATCCTCGGAGCAAAGGGATGAACGAATTCTCGAGGTCTGGTTCATTGAGGTCAGCATCACATGAAACCTTTAGCACTTCCGTTCAATATTGGATGGAGTATGGCTGGAAGGTCACCCTAGCTAGTCTTGTCAATCGGCCCTGACTCGTCTTCTCCTTGGTACCTACCGCTATTGAACTTCGGTACCTATATTGCTGAAACAAGACAGACCTTCATGAAGACCTTCTATTTTGGAATAAGATCGGACATTTCCACATTGAGGTGAAATTACACATGAGGAAAATAATCCTGGACTACGAAAGCTGCCCTTGTGTGGTAGAACCAGGTCTTCCACCGGGCGGTCAGCCAAGTACTGAAGCCCCTATCGTGATATAGAATAGAAGTGAGTTCACACTAAAATAGAAGAAACCCTATGATTTGTTAACCCTGCGATCAATCACTTCGGTAAAGGGATCAAAATATTATGGTCTAAAATAGAGATTTGAGAGTCCCTCGTGTGAGTACGTGCTGAAGAGCAAGGAGTGaaagtgtgttcatctttctttctgCTAGTTGTTTCCTGCTAATAGTGATTAGTGAGTGCCCTATACATAGCCAATGTCCGCCCGTGTTCACATCCAGTCTTCTCTATGCTATGTATGGTAGTCGTTTGACTCGGGAATCCCTAATAAAAGCTTTTAGTCCGTGCCTGACAGTTTCAGCCATGGTCCAGTCCAGCAGCCTCTTTTCGATCCAAGAGTCGCATGAGAAGAAAGCTTCCGGTTAGCTTCAGTTAGTGTTAGTTAAATAGAACGGGAACCTCGTAACTATGCCAAGCCCGATCTTGGTTCCAATGCTACAGAGAAAGGTTATGGGTAAAAAGAAGGTCTTTATCCTGGTGCTGCAGAGACCGGTGTTGCTGATCGAACTCATTTTCtttcaaggagatcgaaaatctctAAATTTCTGCGAAACGAATTTACATATTTATTGCGAGGGGCTTTGAAAAGCGAAAGGATGACGACTGATTTAGATCCTCTTAAAGCGCAGGAAGTATGCCTTTTGAGCTTTTTCTCCACCCACCTCTGAGCATCTTGTTGGAATGGTCCTAGGAAAGACTACGTATGAGAAATCATTCTCACAACCAACTTTCCTTCTTCTGAGCAAATAAATGTAGTATTTAGTCCAACCAATCATTGGTGAATCTATGTCTTTCGTGAAAAGTGGAGTATTTGTGCCCAAGATCTTTCTATTCCCTTTAGTAGGTGCACACATCTCGTCTGGTAAATATACCTTTGTGCCCTATAAGGTAAGATTGATTGATGGAGTTAAGCGATGGAGATCTTGGTTTAGCAGTGGCTGCCTGTCCTTTTCTTTCGTGAAAGGTATGATCTAGAGTGTGATTTTGATCCTGTGATTGGGTGCTTGGCATAGAATGAGTGGATCATACTAGGAATGCCGAATGCTCGCTCGGTGAGGGAGCTCTGTTGGAGAAAAGAGTGGGACTAAAAAGAGGGAATACCCATGTCAGGCCATGTAAGGCCAATAGTTGAGGTACCTGGATCCAGACAAAACTCCAAACATGTAAGAATCTACCTTGAAGCAAGGTCTCTACTGGTTAGTGCGTTCCACCGTATTGATGACAGCTAATGTTACTAAAATCTTAGATGAAGAAAGAGCTTCTGAGCGAAGGCTTGTTGGCTTTGGTTGTTGGCGTGGATTATCTTGTTAAGCTCTGCAGAGATGGTGAGCGTGAAGAAAGGACACTACCATCAAAGAAAGACAGCTCTGAAATGGATTTGCTGGTCTATGATGACCAAGTAGAAGCATCCGTTCCACATAGGTGATTTTTATAGAAGCATAGGCGCAAGCTCTTCTCAAAATAATTTCATTTATAGGATTCAATCGTCtgtttgttttgttttgaattgACATAGAGAAAGATTTCTCGCGTTCCCTTAATTTAGGAATAGGTGGCGAAGGCTACTTGTTACTTGTTCCTATATATAAAGGAAAGGGGTTATTTTTCCTTTACGGCAATAAGAGTTGATTCCCTTGCTTGTAGTTTTGGATCGATTCCGTGTATTTCACATATTTAAGAGTGGTTAGGAGCGAGAACCAATGTTTATGGGAAGAGGGAAAGA contains:
- the LOC119281304 gene encoding putative cytochrome c biosynthesis ccmC-like mitochondrial protein, translated to MSVSLLQPYFFMSKKKSYAQILIGSRLFLTVMAIHLSLRVAPPDLQQGENSRISYVHVPVAWMSIVIYITTAINSSLFPLTKHPLFLCSSGTGTEIGAFSTLFTLVTGGFWGMPMWGTFRMWDARLTFVFILFLIYLGALRFQKLPVKPTPISIRAGPIDIPIIKSPVNRWNTSHQPRSTSRSGTSIHVPMPIPILSNFANFPFSTRILFVLETRLPIPSFPESPLTEEIAA